AAACTCATGATGGTGATCTCAATTTGATGATAAAAAACGTATAAACAATACATTTACTTTATTTGTCACCATCGTTATTATATCGACCGCAACTAATGAGGTTATGCCAAAATGGATAGTTCGTTTACGCCCATTGAACAAATGCTAAAGTTTCGCGCCAAACGCTATGAGGATTTCCCATACCAGGAAATTCTGCTGACGCGCCTGTGTATGCACATGCAGGGCAAGCTTTTGGAAAACCGCAATAAAATGCTGAAAGCTCAAGGGATTAACGAGACGCTATTTATGGCGTTGATCACTCTTGAATCTCAGGAAAACCATAGCATCCAGCCTTCTGAATTAAGCTGTGCTTTAGGTTCTTCTCGTACGAATGCAACCCGCATTGCCGATGAGCTGGAAAAGCGTGGCTGGATTGAGCGTCGCGAAAGCGATAACGACCGCCGTTGCCTGCATCTGCATTTGACCGAAAAAGGTCAGGAATTCTTACGTCAGGTGTTACCGCCGCAGCACAACTGCTTGCATGAGTTGTGGTCTTCGCTGAGTGGTTCGGAAAAAGAGCAACT
This genomic window from Buttiauxella gaviniae contains:
- the mprA gene encoding transcriptional repressor MprA → MDSSFTPIEQMLKFRAKRYEDFPYQEILLTRLCMHMQGKLLENRNKMLKAQGINETLFMALITLESQENHSIQPSELSCALGSSRTNATRIADELEKRGWIERRESDNDRRCLHLHLTEKGQEFLRQVLPPQHNCLHELWSSLSGSEKEQLEQITRKLLTRLDEMDENQTVLEAVR